A stretch of the Leptospiraceae bacterium genome encodes the following:
- a CDS encoding amidohydrolase: MNIIKITVFQKNINTDVSRDQKQKLISQKSDFLILPRFFPTLAKVSEKSTLHNHKIYVDKLLEISEYYKGVIIGGTVLREVNGKIYESCPIIQDINVIDWYDARIPEKTGDLPVTAGESESIFILGGVRFAILIGNESKNEAYLSHIQEEKVELLLNSSSIYNTDTEPAEYLKDLDLFSEYSRNYSLNIVRASGIGRLFNNKELSGRSFYSSNTGIKWKVASFENQNEIIKTVNINVLETIHSLTS; encoded by the coding sequence ATGAATATAATTAAGATTACTGTATTCCAAAAGAATATTAACACCGACGTATCGAGAGATCAAAAACAAAAGTTGATTTCGCAGAAATCTGATTTTTTAATTCTTCCTCGTTTCTTTCCCACACTTGCGAAAGTCAGCGAAAAGAGCACCTTACACAATCATAAGATTTATGTGGACAAGCTCCTAGAAATTTCGGAGTATTACAAAGGGGTCATTATCGGTGGCACAGTGCTTCGCGAGGTTAATGGCAAAATCTACGAATCCTGCCCTATCATTCAAGACATCAATGTCATTGATTGGTATGATGCAAGAATCCCAGAAAAAACAGGTGATTTGCCTGTAACCGCTGGAGAAAGTGAATCTATCTTTATTTTGGGCGGTGTTCGCTTTGCAATTTTAATCGGAAATGAAAGTAAAAATGAAGCCTACCTATCTCATATCCAGGAAGAGAAAGTAGAACTACTACTTAACTCCTCTTCCATTTACAATACAGATACAGAGCCTGCTGAATATCTAAAAGACTTAGATTTGTTTTCTGAGTATTCAAGGAATTATTCTTTGAATATAGTGCGTGCGTCTGGAATTGGAAGACTCTTCAACAACAAAGAATTAAGCGGAAGAAGTTTTTATTCAAGCAACACAGGTATCAAATGGAAAGTAGCCTCTTTCGAAAATCAAAATGAAATCATCAAGACGGTAAACATCAACGTCCTAGAAACAATTCATTCTTTAACCTCGTAG